A genome region from Synchiropus splendidus isolate RoL2022-P1 chromosome 5, RoL_Sspl_1.0, whole genome shotgun sequence includes the following:
- the nhsb gene encoding actin remodeling regulator NHS isoform X4, with protein MALACLGLGCVSVQSKAVSNLDIESKISVHYQSSWHKQHNVFHPCTRPPCLEELHRNAQFTLRALHRDENQQSTGREKNRVTISISVAPPIPTFPSPHTIRRQQRSRLARAQERAERERELDYQPRKERTVRETEIQTIQRKERPVREADTQSIQRKFECFYSLHPIEGCTFIPWNRKAASTAEDDDEVAEDTRAKVSSPEASLTKDKQINRSKENPESSDLKANSDSHGVSSCIIPINVTGVGFDREASARCSLVHSQSVLQRRRKLRRRKTITGIPKRVQHDMDSDESPVARERTVILHANPHQLSLYQEDLSISGHHTRDSGCQTDDFLIACTAAPSRRRIRAQRGHQGIPASLSHSTGNISSLGDQSDSTYTSNTTRGGRLRSRSLPREGGRLMDSDEDDDDNYDDDDDDEELSPYEAEDFIPSGPSPRMKMMMMKDEEESTDDQAAPGPLQLGSLKRLQRSGERDRGVVGGGSPEHSWMERGRSRLPRKVDMGSCEISSSSDTFSSPIHSVSTTGVLGSHVDHKEDHQSSSGNWSGSSSTCPSQTSETIPPPSSPPLTGSSHCDSELSLNTVPNAMDEGFSLDPSYHSDLRPQGQGQRSSSFTSSATDQLDDAGVSTASEGEWTYPQDQEHTYQDQDHDQGLAFARGYVAKQGLEDQPCFDESKASITGKETYYSSDTEGLYSLSVDLGACNPSYKSYTYNYADTGPACGQLNTVAAPLPHEVLPQQPTDFTAGTMTLGRPCRPLKKPKVKPPPPKRTSSLRETSSSSVDVGTDTQADQEQPNTVKEQELALSSTDMKLNLEIGGAPEPLQTSCLVTQPIGTWVMGLSEAVDLVEPMSFTSADTHSFKDEGAVQSDYADLWLHNTDQKTNNGEYTSMSNSSTATGTTVMDCVKSPDSSSSSTENKTQALPQNSDVRASSPPLQPADFKLGSPEKLAGLASPSSGYSSQSETPTSTLPSSSAAFFPGPLSPSTGKRKPKVPERKSSLSSLQHFPRDGASIYPGYKRDPDFPPPPSQLDIHILQGGYVRHTLCHRTQHMNTLHHSKQRITNASATKLLVPETVHANVSCPNLSSGISNTSLQVPSAHRLGQLHSVSQSTDSSNTTELEPASVLENATRRKCPPCSSTLMPPPKNTRPLPPRRPPPKPPALEQRPSNEPSQPPPPGRHPDGPPSYESLLLRQDRYGPGTFWAMTAFRNRMDPLSEPSEDSSPLHRPVPRAPHPSPVDLHTHIHSHREFRGLTNSTHAHTEFRILGERSFSQDDDDDDEDEEEEEQVNELPRAACSRGGMRSDHPPPPAYEFAGGSHFDSGPWPSPLKVPGTSMETSHPYLISDARKRGQEEWEGEEVKSGATRSAHQQQLHEYKDDSTPDTEDYFSKDSTPSDNSLSPLTEDTKVDEDIILTSPNKSRTTEDLFAMIHRSKRKVLGRKDSGEMNAKSRLCPTAMPSGPVATTIVPPAPTLNVLAAQAAVAGSQRAPVPIYRSAKKSNTSNEEFKLLLLKKGSRSDSSYRMSATEILKSPITPKMPGDSVQEGAIRQVEEPPTTVQDPLISGFEPIQIPGLFPRANSESFIPKTLPLSAASRQGRSRIPPVANSSRYSTRSRLYTAPMQAISEGETENSDGSPHDDRSS; from the exons ATGGCTTTGGCTTGTTTGGGACTTGGCTGTGTCTCGGTGCAATCTAAAG cgGTTTCAAACCTGGATATAGAGAGCAAGATATCAGTCCACTATCAATCCTCGTGGCACAAGCAACACAATGTGTTTCATCCGTGTACGAGACCACCATGTCTGGAGGAGTTGCATCGAAAtgctcaattcactctccgagcTTTACATCGAG ATGAAAACCAGCAGTCCACAGGTCGGGAGAAGAACAGAGTGACCATCTCAATTTCTGTAGCACCCCCTATTCCCACCTTCCCATCACCACATACCATTCGTAGGCAGCAAAGAAGTCGACTGGCGCGAGCG CAAGAGAGAGCGGAGAGGGAGCGGGAGTTGGACTATCAACCCAGGAAG GAGAGAACAGTGAGGGAGACAGAGATCCAGACTATACAAAGAAAA GAGAGACCAGTGAGAGAAGCAGACACGCAGTCAATCCAAAGAAAG TTTGAGTGCTTTTACTCACTACATCCAATTGAAGGATGTACCTTCATTCCATGGAATAGAAAG GCTGCCTCAACagcagaagatgatgatgaggttgCTGAGGACACGAGAGCCAAAGTCTCATCGCCTGAGGCCTCCTTGACCAAGGACAAGCAGATAAACAGGTCCAAGGAAAATCCAGAATCATCAGACCTGAAGGCAAACTCGGATTCTCACGGCGTCTCCTCCTGCATTATCCCCATAAATGTCACAG GCGTGGGCTTTGACCGTGAAGCAAGTGCCCGTTGCTCTCTTGTCCATTCCCAGTCGGTTCTTCAAAGGAGAAGAAAGttgaggaggagaaaaacaatAACTGGGATACCAAAACGAGTGCAACACGACATGG ATTCAGATGAATCACCAGTGGCAAGAGAGCGGACTGTGATTCTCCATGCCAACCCACACCAGCTCTCCCTGTATCAGGAAGACCTGTCAATCAGCGGCCACCACACTCGGGATTCTGGCTGCCAGACAGATGACTTCCTCATAGCAT GTACGGCTGCTCCCTCCAGACGACGTATCAGAGCTCAACGGGGCCATCAGGGAATCCCTGCATCTTTGTCCCATTCAACGGGCAACATCTCTTCCCTTGGAGACCAGTCAGATTCCACTTATACGAGTAACACAACCCGTGGGGGGCGTTTGCGCTCTCGTAGCCTTCCACGAGAGGGTGGACGTCTAATGGACAGTGATGAGGATGACGATGACAATTAcgatgacgatgacgacgaTGAGGAATTGTCTCCGTACGAAGCAGAAGACTTTATTCCATCAGGCCCCAGTccgaggatgaagatgatgatgatgaaagatgaagaggaaagtACAGATGATCAGGCAGCACCTGGGCCACTGCAGCTTGGCAGCCTTAAACGATTGCAAAGATCTGGAGAAAGAGACAGAGGGGTTGTGGGAGGTGGAAGTCCAGAGCACAGCTGGATGGAAAGGGGGCGCTCTCGTCTGCCAAGGAAGGTTGACATGGGCAGCTGTGAAATCTCATCAAGTTCAGACACTTTCAGTAGTCCCATTCACTCTGTGTCTACAACAGGAGTACTTGGCAGCCACGTGGACCACAAAGAGGATCACCAGTCATCAAGTGGCAATTGGAGTGGTTCTAGCTCCACATGCCCATCTCAAACCTCTGAAACTATTCCcccaccttcctctccaccgcTGACAGGCTCATCTCATTGCGACTCTGAGCTGTCACTGAACACTGTGCCCAATGCCATGGATGAGGGATTCTCACTCGACCCTTCTTACCACTCTGACCTCAGACCTCAAGGCCAGGGCCAGAGGTCAAGCTCATTCACATCCTCAGCGACAGACCAGCTTGACGATGCAGGTGTGAGTACGGCAAGCGAGGGAGAGTGGACATATCCACAAGATCAAGAACACACttatcaagaccaagaccatgaCCAAGGCCTAGCATTCGCAAGAGGTTATGTTGCCAAACAAGGCCTAGAAGATCAACCATGTTTCGATGAAAGCAAGGCCAGTATCACTGGAAAAGAAACGTATTATTCATCTGACACTGAGGGTTTGTACTCCCTATCTGTGGACTTAGGGGCGTGTAACCCATCATATAAAAGCTATACATACAACTATGCAGATACAGGGCCTGCCTGTGGCCAGTTGAACACTGTGGCAGCACCACTACCACACGAAGTACTCCCTCAACAACCTACTGATTTCACAGCGGGCACCATGACTTTGGGGAGGCCCTGTCGTCCACTCAAAAAACCAAAAGTAAAACCTCCGCCACCTAAACGAACCTCCTCGCTAAGGGAGACAAGCAGTAGTAGTGTTGACGTTGGAACTGATACGCAGGCAGATCAGGAGCAGCCAAATACAGTCAAAGAACAGGAACTTGCCTTGTCTTCCACTGATATGAAGCTAAACTTGGAAATTGGAGGCGCTCCGGAGCCGTTGCAGACTTCTTGTCTGGTCACACAGCCCATCGGCACATGGGTAATGGGCCTAAGTGAAGCTGTAGATCTAGTAGAGCCTATGTCCTTCACCTCAGCAGACACGCACTCTTTTAAGGATGAAGGTGCTGTGCAATCTGACTATGCAGACTTATGGCTTCACAACACTGaccaaaagacaaacaatgGTGAGTATACCTCAATGTCGAACTCCAGCACAGCCACTGGCACAACTGTCATGGATTGTGTTAAGTCACCTGACAGCTCTTCCTCCTCGACTGAAAATAAAACCCAGGCACTTCCCCAGAACTCAGATGTGAGGGCCAGTAGCCCACCTCTTCAACCAGCTGATTTCAAACTTGGGTCACCTGAAAAACTGGCTGGTCTGGCCTCACCATCCAGCGGgtattccagtcagtccgaaacTCCAACTTCAACGTTGCCCTCATCTTCTGCAGCATTCTTTCCGGGACCTTTGTCACCTTCTACTGGCAAAAGGAAGCCCAAAGTGCCAGAGAGAAAGTCCTCTCTCTCTTCGTTACAGCATTTTCCTAGAGATGGAGCTTCAATTTATCCTGGCTACAAAAGAGATCCAGACTTTCCGCCACCTCCCTCACAACTGGATATTCATATTCTTCAAGGTGGTTATGTTAGACACACATTGTGTCACAGAACGCAGCATATGAACACACTGCACCATAGCAAACAGAGAATTACAAATGCTTCAGCAACAAAGTTGCTGGTCCCTGAAACGGTTCATGCCAATGTTTCCTGTCCAAATTTGTCATCAGGAATTTCAAACACAAGTCTGCAAGTTCCATCTGCCCATCGTTTAGGACAACTACATTCCGTCAGTCAGTCTACAGACAGTTCCAACACTACAGAACTAGAACCAGCAAGTGTATTAGAGAATGCCACAAGACGTAAATGTCCTCCTTGTAGTTCCACTCTGATGCCACCTCCCAAGAACACTCGGCCTCTCCCTCCACGAAGACCACCCCCAAAACCTCCAGCTCTTGAGCAACGGCCTTCAAATGAGCCATCACAACCACCACCTCCCGGTCGCCACCCTGATGGGCCTCCCTCGTATGAAAGTCTGCTACTCAGACAAGACCGGTATGGACCGGGAACATTTTGGGCAATGACAGCATTCAGAAACCGCATGGACCCGTTATCAGAACCTTCAGAGGACAGTTCGCCCTTGCACCGGCCAGTGCCAAGAGCGCCCCACCCTTCACCAGTcgatctacacacacacattcactccCACAGAGAGTTCAGAGGGCTTACGAATTCCACACATGCACATACTGAGTTCAGGATTTTGGGAGAGCGATCGTTTTctcaagatgatgatgatgatgacgaagatgaagaagaagaagaacaagtcaATGAACTTCCAAGGGCTGCATGTTCCAGGGGAGGCATGCGTTCAGATcatcctccacctcctgcttaTGAGTTTGCTGGGGGATCCCACTTTGACTCAGGGCCCTGGCCTAGTCCACTCAAAGTGCCTGGTACCTCAATGGAGACATCGCATCCTTACCTAATCAGCGATGCAAGGAAAAGAGGACAAGAGGAGTGGGAAGGAGAAGAGGTCAAATCAGGTGCTACCAGAAGTGcccatcagcagcagctgcatgaGTATAAAGACGACTCTACTCCAGACACAGAAGACTACTTCAGTAAAG ATTCCACGCCAAGTGATAATTCACTTTCCCCTTTGACTGAAGACACGAAAGTAGACGAGGACATTATTTTGACATCACCAAACAAGTCCAGAACAACCGAGGATCTGTTCGCCATGATACACAG ATCGAAGAGAAAAGTCCTGGGCCGCAAGGATTCAGGAGAGATGAATGCAAAATCTCGCCTTTGCCCTACAGCGATGCCCTCTGGTCCGGTTGCCACCACCATTGTCCCTCCAGCACCAACACTCAATGTCCTGGCAGCACAAGCCGCTGTTGCTGGATCACAACGGGCTCCAGTACCAATCTATCGCAGCGCTAAGAAATCCAACACGTCGAATGAGGAATTTAAGCTATTACTATTAAAGAAAGGCAGCAGGTCTGATTCTAGCTACCGAATGTCAGCTACAGAGATCCTTAAGAGTCCAATAACCCCTAAAATGCCTGGAGATTCTGTTCAGGAGGGTGCCATCAGACAAGTGGAGGAGCCACCCACCACAGTGCAGGATCCTCTTATCTCTGGCTTTGAACCAATCCAGATACCAGGCCTATTTCCTCGAGCAAATTCTGAAAGTTTCATACCGAAGACTTTGCCACTATCAGCTGCATCTCGACAGGGCCGTTCTCGCATCCCCCCAGTAGCCAACAGCAGTCGCTACAGTACTCGTAGCCGTCTATACACTGCTCCCATGCAAGCCATTTCTGAAGGGGAGACTGAGAACTCAGATGGAAGCCCCCATGATGACAGATCCTCCTAG
- the nhsb gene encoding actin remodeling regulator NHS isoform X1, translating to MPFAKRIVEPSLLCRYHIPNDEGLLFEDLCEISNVVLSRTLRQLSDLARHACSLFQELENDIISTNQRVWLLQNKLGQLQQSTNALDPKKEAVPVSNLDIESKISVHYQSSWHKQHNVFHPCTRPPCLEELHRNAQFTLRALHRDENQQSTGREKNRVTISISVAPPIPTFPSPHTIRRQQRSRLARAQERAERERELDYQPRKERTVRETEIQTIQRKERPVREADTQSIQRKFECFYSLHPIEGCTFIPWNRKAASTAEDDDEVAEDTRAKVSSPEASLTKDKQINRSKENPESSDLKANSDSHGVSSCIIPINVTGVGFDREASARCSLVHSQSVLQRRRKLRRRKTITGIPKRVQHDMDSDESPVARERTVILHANPHQLSLYQEDLSISGHHTRDSGCQTDDFLIACTAAPSRRRIRAQRGHQGIPASLSHSTGNISSLGDQSDSTYTSNTTRGGRLRSRSLPREGGRLMDSDEDDDDNYDDDDDDEELSPYEAEDFIPSGPSPRMKMMMMKDEEESTDDQAAPGPLQLGSLKRLQRSGERDRGVVGGGSPEHSWMERGRSRLPRKVDMGSCEISSSSDTFSSPIHSVSTTGVLGSHVDHKEDHQSSSGNWSGSSSTCPSQTSETIPPPSSPPLTGSSHCDSELSLNTVPNAMDEGFSLDPSYHSDLRPQGQGQRSSSFTSSATDQLDDAGVSTASEGEWTYPQDQEHTYQDQDHDQGLAFARGYVAKQGLEDQPCFDESKASITGKETYYSSDTEGLYSLSVDLGACNPSYKSYTYNYADTGPACGQLNTVAAPLPHEVLPQQPTDFTAGTMTLGRPCRPLKKPKVKPPPPKRTSSLRETSSSSVDVGTDTQADQEQPNTVKEQELALSSTDMKLNLEIGGAPEPLQTSCLVTQPIGTWVMGLSEAVDLVEPMSFTSADTHSFKDEGAVQSDYADLWLHNTDQKTNNGEYTSMSNSSTATGTTVMDCVKSPDSSSSSTENKTQALPQNSDVRASSPPLQPADFKLGSPEKLAGLASPSSGYSSQSETPTSTLPSSSAAFFPGPLSPSTGKRKPKVPERKSSLSSLQHFPRDGASIYPGYKRDPDFPPPPSQLDIHILQGGYVRHTLCHRTQHMNTLHHSKQRITNASATKLLVPETVHANVSCPNLSSGISNTSLQVPSAHRLGQLHSVSQSTDSSNTTELEPASVLENATRRKCPPCSSTLMPPPKNTRPLPPRRPPPKPPALEQRPSNEPSQPPPPGRHPDGPPSYESLLLRQDRYGPGTFWAMTAFRNRMDPLSEPSEDSSPLHRPVPRAPHPSPVDLHTHIHSHREFRGLTNSTHAHTEFRILGERSFSQDDDDDDEDEEEEEQVNELPRAACSRGGMRSDHPPPPAYEFAGGSHFDSGPWPSPLKVPGTSMETSHPYLISDARKRGQEEWEGEEVKSGATRSAHQQQLHEYKDDSTPDTEDYFSKDSTPSDNSLSPLTEDTKVDEDIILTSPNKSRTTEDLFAMIHRSKRKVLGRKDSGEMNAKSRLCPTAMPSGPVATTIVPPAPTLNVLAAQAAVAGSQRAPVPIYRSAKKSNTSNEEFKLLLLKKGSRSDSSYRMSATEILKSPITPKMPGDSVQEGAIRQVEEPPTTVQDPLISGFEPIQIPGLFPRANSESFIPKTLPLSAASRQGRSRIPPVANSSRYSTRSRLYTAPMQAISEGETENSDGSPHDDRSS from the exons cgGTTTCAAACCTGGATATAGAGAGCAAGATATCAGTCCACTATCAATCCTCGTGGCACAAGCAACACAATGTGTTTCATCCGTGTACGAGACCACCATGTCTGGAGGAGTTGCATCGAAAtgctcaattcactctccgagcTTTACATCGAG ATGAAAACCAGCAGTCCACAGGTCGGGAGAAGAACAGAGTGACCATCTCAATTTCTGTAGCACCCCCTATTCCCACCTTCCCATCACCACATACCATTCGTAGGCAGCAAAGAAGTCGACTGGCGCGAGCG CAAGAGAGAGCGGAGAGGGAGCGGGAGTTGGACTATCAACCCAGGAAG GAGAGAACAGTGAGGGAGACAGAGATCCAGACTATACAAAGAAAA GAGAGACCAGTGAGAGAAGCAGACACGCAGTCAATCCAAAGAAAG TTTGAGTGCTTTTACTCACTACATCCAATTGAAGGATGTACCTTCATTCCATGGAATAGAAAG GCTGCCTCAACagcagaagatgatgatgaggttgCTGAGGACACGAGAGCCAAAGTCTCATCGCCTGAGGCCTCCTTGACCAAGGACAAGCAGATAAACAGGTCCAAGGAAAATCCAGAATCATCAGACCTGAAGGCAAACTCGGATTCTCACGGCGTCTCCTCCTGCATTATCCCCATAAATGTCACAG GCGTGGGCTTTGACCGTGAAGCAAGTGCCCGTTGCTCTCTTGTCCATTCCCAGTCGGTTCTTCAAAGGAGAAGAAAGttgaggaggagaaaaacaatAACTGGGATACCAAAACGAGTGCAACACGACATGG ATTCAGATGAATCACCAGTGGCAAGAGAGCGGACTGTGATTCTCCATGCCAACCCACACCAGCTCTCCCTGTATCAGGAAGACCTGTCAATCAGCGGCCACCACACTCGGGATTCTGGCTGCCAGACAGATGACTTCCTCATAGCAT GTACGGCTGCTCCCTCCAGACGACGTATCAGAGCTCAACGGGGCCATCAGGGAATCCCTGCATCTTTGTCCCATTCAACGGGCAACATCTCTTCCCTTGGAGACCAGTCAGATTCCACTTATACGAGTAACACAACCCGTGGGGGGCGTTTGCGCTCTCGTAGCCTTCCACGAGAGGGTGGACGTCTAATGGACAGTGATGAGGATGACGATGACAATTAcgatgacgatgacgacgaTGAGGAATTGTCTCCGTACGAAGCAGAAGACTTTATTCCATCAGGCCCCAGTccgaggatgaagatgatgatgatgaaagatgaagaggaaagtACAGATGATCAGGCAGCACCTGGGCCACTGCAGCTTGGCAGCCTTAAACGATTGCAAAGATCTGGAGAAAGAGACAGAGGGGTTGTGGGAGGTGGAAGTCCAGAGCACAGCTGGATGGAAAGGGGGCGCTCTCGTCTGCCAAGGAAGGTTGACATGGGCAGCTGTGAAATCTCATCAAGTTCAGACACTTTCAGTAGTCCCATTCACTCTGTGTCTACAACAGGAGTACTTGGCAGCCACGTGGACCACAAAGAGGATCACCAGTCATCAAGTGGCAATTGGAGTGGTTCTAGCTCCACATGCCCATCTCAAACCTCTGAAACTATTCCcccaccttcctctccaccgcTGACAGGCTCATCTCATTGCGACTCTGAGCTGTCACTGAACACTGTGCCCAATGCCATGGATGAGGGATTCTCACTCGACCCTTCTTACCACTCTGACCTCAGACCTCAAGGCCAGGGCCAGAGGTCAAGCTCATTCACATCCTCAGCGACAGACCAGCTTGACGATGCAGGTGTGAGTACGGCAAGCGAGGGAGAGTGGACATATCCACAAGATCAAGAACACACttatcaagaccaagaccatgaCCAAGGCCTAGCATTCGCAAGAGGTTATGTTGCCAAACAAGGCCTAGAAGATCAACCATGTTTCGATGAAAGCAAGGCCAGTATCACTGGAAAAGAAACGTATTATTCATCTGACACTGAGGGTTTGTACTCCCTATCTGTGGACTTAGGGGCGTGTAACCCATCATATAAAAGCTATACATACAACTATGCAGATACAGGGCCTGCCTGTGGCCAGTTGAACACTGTGGCAGCACCACTACCACACGAAGTACTCCCTCAACAACCTACTGATTTCACAGCGGGCACCATGACTTTGGGGAGGCCCTGTCGTCCACTCAAAAAACCAAAAGTAAAACCTCCGCCACCTAAACGAACCTCCTCGCTAAGGGAGACAAGCAGTAGTAGTGTTGACGTTGGAACTGATACGCAGGCAGATCAGGAGCAGCCAAATACAGTCAAAGAACAGGAACTTGCCTTGTCTTCCACTGATATGAAGCTAAACTTGGAAATTGGAGGCGCTCCGGAGCCGTTGCAGACTTCTTGTCTGGTCACACAGCCCATCGGCACATGGGTAATGGGCCTAAGTGAAGCTGTAGATCTAGTAGAGCCTATGTCCTTCACCTCAGCAGACACGCACTCTTTTAAGGATGAAGGTGCTGTGCAATCTGACTATGCAGACTTATGGCTTCACAACACTGaccaaaagacaaacaatgGTGAGTATACCTCAATGTCGAACTCCAGCACAGCCACTGGCACAACTGTCATGGATTGTGTTAAGTCACCTGACAGCTCTTCCTCCTCGACTGAAAATAAAACCCAGGCACTTCCCCAGAACTCAGATGTGAGGGCCAGTAGCCCACCTCTTCAACCAGCTGATTTCAAACTTGGGTCACCTGAAAAACTGGCTGGTCTGGCCTCACCATCCAGCGGgtattccagtcagtccgaaacTCCAACTTCAACGTTGCCCTCATCTTCTGCAGCATTCTTTCCGGGACCTTTGTCACCTTCTACTGGCAAAAGGAAGCCCAAAGTGCCAGAGAGAAAGTCCTCTCTCTCTTCGTTACAGCATTTTCCTAGAGATGGAGCTTCAATTTATCCTGGCTACAAAAGAGATCCAGACTTTCCGCCACCTCCCTCACAACTGGATATTCATATTCTTCAAGGTGGTTATGTTAGACACACATTGTGTCACAGAACGCAGCATATGAACACACTGCACCATAGCAAACAGAGAATTACAAATGCTTCAGCAACAAAGTTGCTGGTCCCTGAAACGGTTCATGCCAATGTTTCCTGTCCAAATTTGTCATCAGGAATTTCAAACACAAGTCTGCAAGTTCCATCTGCCCATCGTTTAGGACAACTACATTCCGTCAGTCAGTCTACAGACAGTTCCAACACTACAGAACTAGAACCAGCAAGTGTATTAGAGAATGCCACAAGACGTAAATGTCCTCCTTGTAGTTCCACTCTGATGCCACCTCCCAAGAACACTCGGCCTCTCCCTCCACGAAGACCACCCCCAAAACCTCCAGCTCTTGAGCAACGGCCTTCAAATGAGCCATCACAACCACCACCTCCCGGTCGCCACCCTGATGGGCCTCCCTCGTATGAAAGTCTGCTACTCAGACAAGACCGGTATGGACCGGGAACATTTTGGGCAATGACAGCATTCAGAAACCGCATGGACCCGTTATCAGAACCTTCAGAGGACAGTTCGCCCTTGCACCGGCCAGTGCCAAGAGCGCCCCACCCTTCACCAGTcgatctacacacacacattcactccCACAGAGAGTTCAGAGGGCTTACGAATTCCACACATGCACATACTGAGTTCAGGATTTTGGGAGAGCGATCGTTTTctcaagatgatgatgatgatgacgaagatgaagaagaagaagaacaagtcaATGAACTTCCAAGGGCTGCATGTTCCAGGGGAGGCATGCGTTCAGATcatcctccacctcctgcttaTGAGTTTGCTGGGGGATCCCACTTTGACTCAGGGCCCTGGCCTAGTCCACTCAAAGTGCCTGGTACCTCAATGGAGACATCGCATCCTTACCTAATCAGCGATGCAAGGAAAAGAGGACAAGAGGAGTGGGAAGGAGAAGAGGTCAAATCAGGTGCTACCAGAAGTGcccatcagcagcagctgcatgaGTATAAAGACGACTCTACTCCAGACACAGAAGACTACTTCAGTAAAG ATTCCACGCCAAGTGATAATTCACTTTCCCCTTTGACTGAAGACACGAAAGTAGACGAGGACATTATTTTGACATCACCAAACAAGTCCAGAACAACCGAGGATCTGTTCGCCATGATACACAG ATCGAAGAGAAAAGTCCTGGGCCGCAAGGATTCAGGAGAGATGAATGCAAAATCTCGCCTTTGCCCTACAGCGATGCCCTCTGGTCCGGTTGCCACCACCATTGTCCCTCCAGCACCAACACTCAATGTCCTGGCAGCACAAGCCGCTGTTGCTGGATCACAACGGGCTCCAGTACCAATCTATCGCAGCGCTAAGAAATCCAACACGTCGAATGAGGAATTTAAGCTATTACTATTAAAGAAAGGCAGCAGGTCTGATTCTAGCTACCGAATGTCAGCTACAGAGATCCTTAAGAGTCCAATAACCCCTAAAATGCCTGGAGATTCTGTTCAGGAGGGTGCCATCAGACAAGTGGAGGAGCCACCCACCACAGTGCAGGATCCTCTTATCTCTGGCTTTGAACCAATCCAGATACCAGGCCTATTTCCTCGAGCAAATTCTGAAAGTTTCATACCGAAGACTTTGCCACTATCAGCTGCATCTCGACAGGGCCGTTCTCGCATCCCCCCAGTAGCCAACAGCAGTCGCTACAGTACTCGTAGCCGTCTATACACTGCTCCCATGCAAGCCATTTCTGAAGGGGAGACTGAGAACTCAGATGGAAGCCCCCATGATGACAGATCCTCCTAG